The nucleotide window AATAAGCAAGGAATTTATAGAGAAGGAAGTGTATCCATATGAAAATCAAGCAAGAAGAAAATCTGTTTTACATAGAAGATACTGATGGAACAAAAGCCGGTGAAATCACCTTTGTCCCAGATGGGGAGGAAAAAATCATCATCGACCATACCTTCGTCTCCCCTGAGCATAGAGGCCAGGGACTTGCGAACAAGCTTGTCAAGGAAGTGGTTCAGTATGCACGGGAAAACGATAAGAAAATCGTCCCTGCCTGCTCATTTGCCCAAACAGAATTCAAACGGGTTAAAGACTACTCGGATGTACTCGCAAAGTAATAGTGAGTTAAGATTCGACTACAGGATAATTTCAATTGGCCGCTATTTATAGCGAAAAAGGCACTCGTCTAATTCCAGACGGGTGCCTTCCTACTTATTGACCACTAAAATACTCA belongs to Pradoshia eiseniae and includes:
- a CDS encoding GNAT family N-acetyltransferase; translation: MKIKQEENLFYIEDTDGTKAGEITFVPDGEEKIIIDHTFVSPEHRGQGLANKLVKEVVQYARENDKKIVPACSFAQTEFKRVKDYSDVLAK